The genome window AAGCGCTGCGATTATCGTGCGTGATTGGCTTTGCGCCGTCGCAGAACGTGAGGCGGTCTAGCCCTTTTCGTTTGCCTTAAGCCGCAGAAAGCTATCTTCCCCGGCAAGCACATAGCGCAGCAACAAAAGTTCGACCTTGGCCGCGTCCCGTTCGACAAAGGCGCGCAGCATGTCGCGTTGCAGATCGACGAGCGTTTCATGCGCGGTGGCATCACGGAGCGTGGCCATGCGAACCGCCTGAATCTGCGCCATATAGCGTAGGATGGTGTCGCGCAGTTCGATATTTGGCACCGCCATAATCCAAGTGCGGCGGATGTCTTCGGAGGCGGCGTAAAGGTTTTCGATCTCGCCGGTCTCTAACGTACGTTCGGCTTGCTCCACCGCACGGGTGAGGGTCGCTAGGTCGTCTCCGGTCAGTTGATTGGTCGCCAGTGCTGCGGCGCGGGGCTCTAACAGGCGTCGGAGTTCGAAAATCTCGCAAATTTGCCGCATCGAGAGGTTCGGCAAAGTGAAGCCGCGTGTTGTACTATCAAGGTAACCTTCGTGAGAGAGGCGCATCAGCGCGTCACGCACCGGCATGCGCGAGACGTTGAACTCTTCCGCAACAGCCGTGTCGACAAAGCGTTCGCCGTGGCCAATCTCCCCCCGCTGGATGCGCCCAAGGAAGATGTCGTAGATCTGATCTTTCATATGGCGTTTGGCTGGGCGAGACATCCGTACCCCCTGAAAAAAGTATTCAATTTAATGTCGATCATGCGTAAATAATACGCTTATAGCTAGGTACAATTTTGCAAACAGCGAAAATTTAATTGTATTCGT of Sulfitobacter sp. DSM 110093 contains these proteins:
- a CDS encoding GntR family transcriptional regulator; translation: MSRPAKRHMKDQIYDIFLGRIQRGEIGHGERFVDTAVAEEFNVSRMPVRDALMRLSHEGYLDSTTRGFTLPNLSMRQICEIFELRRLLEPRAAALATNQLTGDDLATLTRAVEQAERTLETGEIENLYAASEDIRRTWIMAVPNIELRDTILRYMAQIQAVRMATLRDATAHETLVDLQRDMLRAFVERDAAKVELLLLRYVLAGEDSFLRLKANEKG